From a single Aspergillus puulaauensis MK2 DNA, chromosome 2, nearly complete sequence genomic region:
- a CDS encoding putative origin recognition complex subunit 3 (COG:L;~EggNog:ENOG410PH3F;~InterPro:IPR040855,IPR020795;~PFAM:PF07034;~go_component: GO:0005664 - nuclear origin of replication recognition complex [Evidence IEA];~go_function: GO:0003677 - DNA binding [Evidence IEA];~go_process: GO:0006260 - DNA replication [Evidence IEA]), translated as MVADFMETETGGSSEDSLNTQGVYIYRPADTGKPPNEHPSKKRKVTREQTTSTENLCPFVPLLDGDESERSIRLRYQTYEQLWSVQEAKIQDILDDVDAEVLSNVSTFVRTTTPEMYDGCLPAALITVGSNVSSLARLLSRLNDQLTSAEEGGVVVLESGDAPNLKTTLKNIIRGAITNTEGNDGYQSFLTDRDGPRLLGYDLDLLGEYVTRKNIKHLVIAFRDSEAFDPGIFTDLFSLLGSWLDRIPLTLLFGISTSVELFEGRLPRSSVSLLKGKYFELHGASNCVDHIYERIQAEAEDFWLGRNITGVLFEKSSDYFQTPEAFCRTVKYAYMSHFFANPASVLLADDIPEDLQNKQLCEALRNAPSFREYCESLLQGGHRRLVRYLLENDKSLFSQTVQLVKSGQESMHDMFQAVKFISALLKNLNVPKKPSISELSIRALSGELRDSPLLEDLLAAFQRLDSGKIEELLPLLPKSLTKLPDFQDIHANFESLSGAHNNGSGPLRSEYDSQNSVIGTTIVKQRVKLNTGKAKLPDECIKYTGIIDRFHTILRSYLESALVCPQELPLHEAFLLDMRSPIREAFAPRARFALERALSHPFDYLMFTSQDTERKISAQQPPTSILYQLYLESGALVNMHDLWQAFYTVFENEQGNNGCDERMTMALFYRALSELKALGMLKHSRKKMDHVAKSAWMGL; from the exons ATGGTGGCAGACTTTATGGAGACAGAAACTGGTGGTTCATCAGAAGATTCTTTGAACACTCAG GGCGTCTATATCTACAGACCAGCAGATACAGGAAAACCCCCCAACGAACACCCTTCGAAAAAGCGCAAAGTTACGCGAGAACAAACGACATCAACGGAAAATTTGTGTCCATTTGTGCCGCTtttggatggggatgaaaGCGAAAGGTCCATCCGATTAAGGTATCAAACTTACGAGCAATTATGGTCCGTACAAGAAGCGAAGATCCAG GACATTTTAGATGATGTCGACGCAGAGGTGCTCAGCAATGTATCAACATTCGTCAGGACGACCACGCCTGAGAT GTACGATGGCTGCCTACCCGCGGCGCTCATTACTGTCGGATCAAACGTGTCCTCGCTAGCCAGACTTCTCTCCCGGCTGAACGATCAATTAACTTCCGCCGAAGAGGGAGGTGTAGTGGTCCTGGAATCTGGCGATGCGCCCAACCTCAAAACAACCTTGAAGAATATTATACGTGGTGCTATTACAAATACGGAAGGCAATGATGGTTACCAAAGCTTCCTGACAGACCGGGAT GGCCCGAGGCTTCTTGGGTACGATCTCGACCTACTAGGTGAATATGTCACTCGGAAGAACATAAAACATCTTGTTATTGCCTTTCGAGATAGTGAAGCCTTTGATCCAGGGATTTTTACGGACCTCTTCTCTCTACTTGG TTCATGGCTTGATCGAATACCATTGACCCTCTTGTTCGGGATCTCAACCTCCGTCGAACTATTTGAAGGAAGATTGCCGCGGTCGAGCGTGTCCCTACTAAAGGGAAAATACTTCGAACTCCACGGGGCCAGCAACTGCGTTGACCATATATATGAACGAATacaagcagaagcagaagattTCTGGCTCGGGCGTAATATTACAGGGGTGTTATTCGAGAAGTCAAGTGATTATTTCCAGACACCAGAGGCATTTTGTCGAACAGTAAAG TACGCCTATATGTCTCATTTTTTCGCCAATCCAGCTTCGGTACTACTTGCAGACGACATTCCAGAAGACTTACAAAACAAACAGCTTTGCGAAGCACTTAGAAATGCCCCGTCTTTCAGAGA ATACTGTGAAAGTCTCTTACAAGGAGGTCATAGGAGACTAGTGCGCTATTTATTAGAGAATGATAAGTCTCTCTTTTCGCAGACAGTCCAGCTGGTCAAATCCGGACAAGAGTCAATGCATGACATGTTCCAAGCTGTGAAATTTATCTCTGCATTACTCAAGAACCTCAATGTTCCAAAGAAACCAAGTATATCAGAGCTGTCTATCCGCGCGCTGTCCGGGGAACTACGAGACTCGCCCCTACTTGAAGACCTTCTGGCCGCTTTCCAACGGCTAGACTCTGGGAAAATCGAAGAATTACTCCCCTTGCTGCCGAAGTCTCTAACGAAACTACCCGACTTTCAAGATATCCATGCGAACTTCGAATCACTCTCCGGAGCCCATAATAACGGCTCAGGGCCGTTGCGCAGTGAATATGACAGTCAAAATTCTGTCATAGGAACAACAATAGTCAAACAACGAGTTAAACTGAACACTGGTAAAGCGAAGTTGCCAGATGAGTGTATCAAGTACACTGGGATTATAGATCGATTCCATACCATATTAAGGTCATATCTCGAGTCCGCCTTAGTATGCCCGCAAGAACTGCCTCTACATGAGGCTTTCCTGCTTGACATGCGGAGCCCTATAAGAGAAGCATTTGCTCCACGTGCCCGATTCGCCCTAGAACGGGCATTGTCGCACCCCTTTGACTATCTTATGTTTACGTCTCAGGACACAGAACGCAAGATTTCTGCCCAACAGCCTCCCACGTCAATTCTATATCAGCTGTACCTCGAGTCCGGCGCGCTTGTGAATATGCATGACTTATGGCAAGCGTTCTATACGGTCTTTGAGAATGAACAGGGTAATAATGGCTGCGATGAAAGAATGACTATGGCGTTATTCTACAGAGCTTTATCAGAGCTCAAGGCACTTGGGATGCTTAAACATAGTCGGAAAAAGATGGATCATGTTGCAAAGTCAGCTTGGATGGGGCTCTGA
- a CDS encoding uncharacterized protein (COG:S;~EggNog:ENOG410PPF0) — translation MTIYHDGSMTSMMASHVSDKILWLCLGVSLFFAVRGIAADLRSVNELTEIKNDDSDDKIISEGTEDALRLDTLLKLSNSTSYDLRSAALRIIAERSVKADTRNLLLKDLASKNAERRNKAIPAAFFLVSNRALSRTSVCSRLKDFPTYTALVDCLCNLLGEHVEKTSDTVSPIFPRTRPPGEIKAMRTLNILLQENTPAALEAGIVSRWLTNYPFPCALTEPSRRQDVVILMKTWWADDAVMSAIFGTLSSHPEGAKQLRKYGLMGSMLEENDHDGLSDDNDDEDEESDVWMVDGEDTAGSRRIPARRHRDRNIEEQALRRRRREAMVLSDGRRPIGNDDIIQFPIAN, via the exons ATGACGATCTACCATGATGGATCGATGACCAGCATGATGGCTTCTCATGTGAGCGATAAGATACTATGGCTATGCCTTG GtgtctctcttttctttgccGTCCGAGGGATTGCGGCCGACCTCCGCAGCGTGAACGAGTTGACTGAGATTAAGAATGACGACAGTGATGACAAGATTATCAGTGAAGGCACAGAAGACG CCCTCAGACTAGACACGCTATTGAAACTCTCCAACAGCACAAGCTACGACCTTCGTTCTGC TGCACTGCGCATAATCGCCGAGCGATCTGTCAAGGCAGATACTCGAAATTTATTGCTGAAGGATTTAGCAAGCAAGAACGCCGAACGACGAAACAAAGCGATCCCTGCGGCGTTCTTCCTGGTATCAAATCGAGCCC tttCTCGTACATCGGTATGCTCTCGATTGAAGGATTTCCCAACATACACAGCCTTGGTTGACTGCCTTTGCAATCTCCTCGGCGAGCATGTTGAAAAGACCTCGGACACGGTCTCCCCGATATTCCCTAGGACACGACCCCCTGGGGAAATAAAAGCTATGAGAACGCTGAATATACTTCTTCAAGAGAACACTCCAGCAGCGCTGGAGGCCGGCATCGTCAGCCGGTGGCTCACCAACTATCCATTTCCCTGTGCTCTAACTGAACCCTCACGGCGACAGGATGTGGTGATCCTCATGAAAACATGGTGGGCTGACGATGCTGTGATGAGCGCCATCTTTGGTACCCTTTCATCCCATCCCGAAGGTGCTAAGCAGCTTCGAAAATATGGGTTGATGGGCAGCATGCTGGAAGAAAACGACCACGATGGACTTAGCGACGAcaatgacgacgaagacgaagaaagCGATGTGTGGATGGTAGATGGAGAAGATACTGCGGGTTCTAGACGGATCCCTGCACGGCGGCATCGAGACCGCAATATCGAAGAGCAAGCTTTGAGAAGGCGCAGGAGGGAAGCCATGGTGTTGAGTGACGGAAGGCGCCCGATAGGGAATGATGATATTATACAATTTCCGATCGCTAATTGA